A genomic stretch from Telopea speciosissima isolate NSW1024214 ecotype Mountain lineage chromosome 7, Tspe_v1, whole genome shotgun sequence includes:
- the LOC122668589 gene encoding uncharacterized protein LOC122668589, with amino-acid sequence MIPIVERFQKLKPRTFARLIDDLLLPSKWVQQMEKIFDFLGCTEEQRIACAGFQLEGDAEAWWKSTRPNLMALHPNLTWDQFKTAFYENYFPRNFWEKKEAEFMSLVQGSRSVLEYQQKYEELHHFAPPYLRDD; translated from the coding sequence ATGATTCCAATTGTTGAGCGATTTCAAAAGCTCAAACCTCGCACCTTCGCCAGACTCATCGATGATTTGCTCCTCCCCTCTAAGTGGGTCCAACAAATGGAAAAGATTTTTGATTTCCTTGGCTGCACAGAAGAACAAAGGATAGCTTGTGCTGGTTTTCAACTAGAGGGCGATGCTGAGGCTTGGTGGAAGAGTACTCGACCCAACCTCATGGCTCTTCATCCCAACCTCACTTGGGACCAATTCAAGACTGCCTTCTATGAGAACTATTTCCCTAGGAACTTCTGGGAAAAGAAGGAAGCAGAGTTTATGTCACTCGTTCAGGGGTCGAGGTCGGTACTAGAGTACCAACAGAAATATGAGGAATTACACCACTTTGCTCCTCCTTATCTTAGAGATGACTAG